Proteins encoded within one genomic window of Bradyrhizobium sp. AZCC 1719:
- a CDS encoding nuclear transport factor 2 family protein has product MDIRSTLAGLCDAFNAHDLDRIMAFFSDDCVLEMPRGSEPWGTRFEGKRNVREALATRFEGLPDVHYGNDEHFVDPTAETGISKWTLTGTTREGTRKEVRGCDFYTFRNGKVIRKDSYWKIVE; this is encoded by the coding sequence ATGGACATTCGATCGACGCTGGCGGGTTTATGTGATGCCTTCAACGCGCACGATCTTGATCGCATCATGGCATTCTTTTCTGACGATTGCGTCCTGGAGATGCCGCGGGGAAGCGAGCCTTGGGGGACTCGTTTCGAGGGCAAACGGAACGTAAGAGAAGCGCTGGCAACACGCTTCGAAGGCCTACCTGACGTCCACTACGGCAACGATGAGCATTTTGTGGATCCGACTGCCGAGACCGGCATCTCAAAATGGACCCTCACAGGCACCACCCGCGAGGGCACGAGAAAGGAGGTCCGAGGTTGTGACTTCTACACGTTTCGCAACGGGAAGGTGATCCGCAAGGACTCCTATTGGAAAATCGTGGAATAG